A section of the Rhizomicrobium sp. genome encodes:
- a CDS encoding nucleotide sugar dehydrogenase — protein MNVAIFGLGYVGVVSGSCIARDGHRVIGVDPVKEKVDAINQGRSPIVEPGLGELIQTLRQSEMISATQDVLSAVKASELIIVCVGTPSMVNGNLDLRYVHAALAEIGRALAEVDAYRVVMVRSTVLPGTVLGEALAILERESGKRAGVDFGLCFNPEFLREGTAIQDYLSPPKTVIGAMEGDERSVAVAKALYEGLTAPLMVVTIPVAEMVKYMDNTWHALKVAFGNEVGSICKKLGIDSHEAMAIFVQDTKLNLSPYYLWPGFAFGGSCLPKDVRALTYRGRSLDLSLPLLESLLPSNQFHIDRAFDMIAADGRRRIGVSGLSFKAGTDDLRESPIVQLVERLIGKGYELRIYDPDVRLASIGGANQRYILEHIRHISRLMVDTPEDLVRDCDILILSKKDEHTAKVVDLAREGQAIVDLVRAAPGRRHEESYHGICW, from the coding sequence ATGAACGTTGCCATCTTCGGCTTGGGTTATGTGGGCGTGGTTTCCGGAAGCTGCATCGCACGGGACGGGCATCGCGTCATCGGCGTCGATCCGGTCAAGGAAAAGGTCGACGCGATCAACCAGGGCCGCTCGCCCATTGTTGAGCCCGGCCTGGGCGAGTTGATCCAGACCTTGCGGCAAAGCGAGATGATATCGGCGACGCAGGACGTGCTGTCGGCCGTCAAAGCCTCCGAGCTGATCATCGTCTGCGTCGGCACGCCCAGCATGGTGAACGGCAATCTCGACCTCCGTTACGTGCATGCCGCCCTGGCGGAAATCGGCCGCGCGCTCGCCGAGGTCGATGCCTATCGCGTCGTCATGGTTCGAAGCACCGTTCTGCCCGGTACCGTACTCGGCGAGGCACTGGCGATTCTCGAGCGCGAATCCGGCAAGCGCGCCGGCGTCGATTTCGGCCTCTGCTTCAATCCGGAATTCCTGCGCGAAGGCACGGCGATCCAGGACTATCTGTCGCCGCCCAAGACCGTCATCGGCGCCATGGAAGGCGACGAGCGTTCGGTGGCCGTGGCCAAAGCGCTGTACGAGGGCCTCACCGCGCCCCTGATGGTCGTGACCATTCCGGTGGCCGAGATGGTCAAGTACATGGACAATACCTGGCACGCGCTCAAGGTGGCATTCGGCAACGAAGTCGGCTCGATCTGCAAGAAGCTCGGCATCGACAGCCACGAGGCCATGGCGATCTTCGTGCAGGACACGAAGCTGAACCTGTCGCCCTATTATCTGTGGCCGGGCTTCGCGTTCGGCGGTTCCTGCCTGCCGAAGGACGTGCGGGCGCTTACCTATCGCGGGCGCAGCCTGGATCTGTCGCTGCCGCTCCTCGAAAGCCTGTTGCCGAGCAACCAGTTTCATATCGACCGCGCCTTCGACATGATCGCGGCCGACGGGCGCCGTCGCATCGGCGTGTCGGGACTTAGCTTCAAGGCCGGCACCGACGATTTGCGTGAAAGCCCGATCGTGCAATTGGTCGAGCGCCTGATCGGCAAGGGCTATGAGCTTCGTATCTATGATCCGGACGTCCGCCTCGCCTCCATCGGCGGCGCCAACCAGCGCTATATCCTCGAACACATCCGGCACATTTCGCGCCTGATGGTGGACACGCCGGAAGATCTCGTCCGGGATTGCGACATCCTGATCTTGTCGAAAAAGGACGAACACACCGCGAAAGTCGTCGATCTGGCGCGTGAGGGCCAGGCGATCGTCGATCTCGTCCGGGCGGCGCCGGGACGGCGGCACGAAGAAAGCTATCATGGCATCTGCTGGTAA
- a CDS encoding methyltransferase domain-containing protein: MTASEAASKTAAYFDSESPTWDDRYVRQSHFRTRLETLRNWLAALPPNLSVLDFGCGTGVASAQLASLGHRPTGVDISEKMVETSRAALQRSGIPEDRFTFEHISPDGRGAYLEKTYDGMVSLGVFEYTDDPAALLKLLTTRIRPGGFLIMSGPNRRSPVRWMEHFVFRHPRYFAVIPGLKRLASPDSYKHYQKHQFVAGELAALLDSCGMTLERTFYHGGPSVLGGLEHTPWLGMTMILQFKKRP, encoded by the coding sequence ATGACCGCATCGGAAGCCGCCAGCAAGACCGCCGCCTATTTCGACAGCGAGTCGCCGACCTGGGACGACCGCTATGTGCGCCAGAGCCATTTTCGCACGCGCCTGGAGACCTTGCGCAATTGGCTGGCCGCGCTGCCGCCCAATCTGAGCGTGCTGGATTTCGGCTGCGGTACCGGCGTCGCATCGGCGCAGCTCGCGAGCTTGGGCCATCGCCCGACCGGCGTGGACATTTCCGAGAAGATGGTCGAGACCTCCCGCGCCGCGCTGCAGCGCTCGGGCATTCCCGAAGACCGGTTCACCTTCGAGCATATTTCGCCCGACGGCCGGGGCGCGTATCTCGAGAAGACCTATGACGGCATGGTGAGCCTCGGGGTCTTCGAATATACCGACGATCCCGCCGCGCTGCTGAAGCTGCTCACCACTCGCATCAGGCCGGGCGGATTTCTGATCATGTCGGGTCCGAACCGCCGCAGCCCGGTGCGCTGGATGGAACATTTCGTTTTTCGCCATCCGCGCTATTTCGCGGTGATCCCGGGGCTCAAACGGCTCGCCTCGCCGGACAGCTACAAGCACTATCAAAAGCACCAATTCGTGGCCGGCGAACTCGCCGCCTTGCTGGACAGTTGCGGGATGACCTTGGAGCGGACCTTCTATCACGGCGGTCCGTCGGTCCTGGGAGGGCTCGAGCATACGCCGTGGCTGGGCATGACGATGATCCTGCAGTTCAAGAAGCGGCCCTGA
- a CDS encoding methyltransferase domain-containing protein, with translation MRQQFLPGPLGIFVNPGYISRRGLQLAIAKYAPQFKGRLLDLGCGRKPYRPLFANVSEYVGVDVEVSGHETKRMEVDVYYDGKTLPFPDDHFDGIFSSEVFEHVFNLPAILNELHRVLRPGGIMLITVPFAVEEHEVPYDFGRYSSFGLKHILETAGFEIRIQEKRGTFIAALTQYVVSYLARRWPLSKSTAVRLIVTPILFAPINAIGMLFAAILPKDQSLFISNVVVASKPG, from the coding sequence ATGCGGCAGCAATTCCTCCCCGGGCCGCTCGGCATTTTCGTCAACCCAGGCTATATTTCGCGACGCGGACTGCAATTGGCAATCGCGAAATATGCGCCGCAATTCAAAGGCCGTTTGCTCGATCTGGGTTGCGGCCGCAAACCCTACCGGCCGCTCTTCGCCAACGTTTCCGAATATGTCGGCGTCGATGTCGAGGTCTCCGGTCACGAGACCAAGCGCATGGAAGTCGACGTCTATTACGACGGCAAGACGCTGCCCTTTCCGGACGATCATTTCGACGGAATATTCAGCTCGGAAGTGTTCGAACATGTCTTCAATTTGCCCGCGATCCTGAACGAACTTCATCGGGTGCTGCGTCCCGGCGGAATCATGCTGATCACCGTTCCGTTCGCGGTCGAGGAACACGAGGTTCCCTACGATTTCGGTCGCTATTCGTCTTTCGGGCTCAAGCACATCCTCGAGACGGCGGGATTCGAAATCCGCATCCAGGAAAAACGCGGGACCTTCATCGCGGCGCTCACGCAATACGTGGTGTCCTATCTCGCGCGGCGCTGGCCCCTGTCGAAGAGCACCGCCGTGCGGTTGATCGTCACGCCGATCCTGTTCGCGCCGATCAACGCCATCGGCATGCTGTTCGCTGCCATCCTGCCGAAGGACCAAAGCCTATTCATCAGTAATGTCGTGGTGGCGTCGAAGCCGGGATGA
- a CDS encoding methyltransferase domain-containing protein, which translates to MSIRGVKHPAAFLDYLAGTKFSGMDRMDFDFAPPADRIKVIEDLVRGKSCLHIGCCDHIPAIREKIQTGEWLHGRLTKAASYCLGVDINAESVAIAKKESGLDNMIIADITNPTPVVEIADRHWDYVVFAEVLEHIGNPVAFVRTFLETYRGKVDYCVFTVPNGFNAGNIRGAFSGSETNNTDHRFWFTPFTISKVAYDAGLDPLSIEPACIIKPNPIKRAILALFPMLASTLIFVGATKQP; encoded by the coding sequence ATGAGCATTCGTGGCGTGAAACACCCTGCGGCGTTCCTCGACTATCTGGCCGGGACCAAGTTCTCCGGGATGGACCGGATGGATTTCGACTTCGCACCGCCCGCTGACAGAATAAAGGTTATCGAAGATCTGGTTCGCGGGAAGTCCTGCCTGCACATAGGCTGTTGCGATCACATTCCGGCCATTCGGGAGAAGATCCAAACCGGTGAGTGGCTGCATGGGCGCCTCACCAAAGCGGCGTCATATTGTCTCGGCGTGGACATCAACGCGGAATCGGTCGCCATCGCGAAGAAGGAATCCGGTCTCGACAACATGATCATTGCCGATATCACAAACCCGACCCCGGTTGTCGAGATCGCCGATCGGCATTGGGATTATGTGGTCTTCGCCGAAGTCCTGGAGCACATCGGCAACCCGGTCGCTTTCGTACGGACATTTCTGGAAACCTATCGCGGCAAGGTGGACTATTGCGTGTTCACGGTGCCCAATGGCTTCAACGCCGGCAATATCCGCGGTGCATTCTCGGGCTCCGAGACGAACAACACCGATCATCGATTCTGGTTCACGCCCTTCACCATTTCGAAGGTCGCCTACGATGCGGGACTCGATCCTTTGTCCATCGAGCCCGCTTGCATCATCAAGCCCAACCCGATCAAGCGCGCGATCCTGGCGCTGTTTCCGATGCTGGCTTCGACTCTCATTTTCGTGGGCGCGACGAAGCAGCCGTGA
- a CDS encoding sugar phosphate nucleotidyltransferase, protein MQVAILAGGLGTRLYPLTQDIPKALVPVLGKPFLVHQLELLRRNGATEIVMLVGHYAAQIEECLGDGAALGLKVTYSDEGDLRLGTAGAVKYAESKLADRFFLLFGDSYLPVDYQAIWNDFESAGADAMMTVYRNENAHDTSDIAVEGGYVTAYQKTPPLPNAIYINYGLMALKRSTLSGMVRGQAESLEAFLKPIIAAHQLKAHEVDRRFYEIGSPAGLKDFESFLLGNGGNSR, encoded by the coding sequence ATGCAAGTCGCAATCCTCGCCGGCGGACTCGGCACAAGGCTCTATCCGTTGACGCAGGATATCCCCAAGGCGCTGGTGCCGGTGCTCGGCAAGCCCTTCCTGGTGCATCAGCTCGAGCTCCTGCGGCGCAACGGCGCCACGGAGATCGTGATGCTGGTGGGCCATTATGCGGCCCAGATCGAGGAATGTCTCGGCGACGGCGCGGCTCTCGGCCTCAAGGTGACCTATAGCGACGAAGGCGATTTGCGGCTGGGCACCGCTGGAGCGGTGAAATACGCCGAGTCCAAGCTGGCCGACCGCTTCTTCCTGCTGTTCGGCGATTCCTATCTGCCGGTCGATTATCAGGCGATCTGGAACGACTTCGAGAGTGCCGGCGCGGATGCCATGATGACCGTGTACCGCAATGAGAACGCACACGACACCAGCGATATCGCCGTCGAAGGCGGCTATGTGACGGCGTACCAGAAGACCCCGCCCTTGCCGAACGCGATCTACATCAACTACGGCCTGATGGCGCTGAAGCGCTCGACGTTAAGCGGAATGGTTCGCGGCCAGGCCGAGTCGCTCGAAGCCTTTCTGAAGCCGATCATCGCCGCGCATCAATTGAAGGCGCATGAAGTCGATCGGCGCTTTTACGAAATCGGTTCGCCGGCGGGACTGAAGGATTTCGAATCCTTTTTATTGGGCAATGGAGGAAACTCGCGATGA
- a CDS encoding glycosyltransferase family 4 protein, with product MASAGKRPGVLIIVQNLPVPFDARVWQESTTLTAAGYDVSVICPKGKGYTAAHEVLDGVNIYRHDMPFEANSAVGFLVEYAVALFHETRLAWRVLFRHGFTVVHACNPPDLIFLVALPFKLLGKKFVFDQHDIVPELFEAKFARRGFFYWLLRMFERMTFACANISIATNGSYREIAVGRGGMKPDRVFVVRSGPKLERLRLMPPDAALRRGRRYLVGYLGVIGTSEGLDGLLQGIDHIVNKRGRKDVQFVIVGGGPELENIQRMAGEMGLADDIIFTGRVSDEELLRWLNTADVCVNADAVNTMNDLSTMNKIVEYMALGKPIVQFDLREGRVSAGESSLYAKANDWEDFGDKVIALLDDPAKREAMGAFGRRRVETELAWQYEAPKLLAAYARVAPVAGTARTPEQPGPIKSEVS from the coding sequence ATGGCATCTGCTGGTAAGCGCCCCGGCGTTCTGATCATCGTACAGAATCTGCCGGTGCCGTTCGACGCGCGCGTCTGGCAGGAATCGACGACATTGACCGCCGCCGGCTACGACGTCAGCGTCATCTGCCCCAAAGGCAAGGGCTATACCGCGGCCCACGAAGTGCTCGACGGCGTGAACATCTATCGCCACGACATGCCGTTCGAGGCCAACAGCGCGGTCGGCTTCCTAGTCGAGTACGCCGTGGCGCTGTTCCACGAGACCCGTTTGGCGTGGCGCGTTCTGTTCCGGCACGGCTTCACCGTGGTCCACGCCTGCAATCCGCCCGACCTGATCTTTCTGGTGGCGCTGCCCTTCAAGCTGCTCGGAAAGAAATTCGTGTTCGACCAGCACGACATCGTGCCGGAATTGTTCGAGGCGAAGTTCGCCCGGCGCGGCTTCTTCTATTGGCTGCTGCGGATGTTCGAGCGGATGACCTTCGCTTGCGCGAACATTTCGATCGCTACCAACGGTTCCTACCGCGAAATCGCGGTCGGCCGAGGCGGGATGAAGCCCGATCGCGTCTTCGTGGTCCGCAGCGGACCCAAGCTCGAGCGGTTGCGGCTCATGCCGCCCGATGCCGCACTGCGTCGCGGCCGGCGGTATCTGGTCGGCTATCTGGGCGTCATCGGAACCAGCGAGGGGCTTGACGGCCTGCTGCAGGGCATCGACCACATCGTCAACAAACGCGGCCGGAAGGACGTGCAATTCGTCATTGTCGGCGGCGGCCCCGAACTCGAGAATATCCAGCGCATGGCGGGCGAGATGGGTCTGGCGGACGACATCATCTTCACCGGCCGGGTATCGGACGAGGAGCTCCTGCGCTGGCTGAACACAGCCGATGTCTGCGTCAACGCGGACGCCGTGAACACGATGAACGACCTGTCGACCATGAACAAGATCGTCGAATACATGGCGCTGGGAAAGCCGATCGTGCAGTTCGATCTGCGCGAGGGACGGGTTTCCGCCGGCGAGTCCTCGCTCTACGCGAAGGCGAATGACTGGGAGGATTTCGGCGATAAGGTGATCGCCCTTCTGGACGATCCGGCCAAGCGGGAGGCGATGGGCGCGTTCGGCCGTCGCCGGGTCGAAACCGAACTCGCATGGCAATACGAAGCGCCGAAGCTGCTCGCGGCTTACGCGCGCGTTGCGCCGGTCGCGGGAACCGCCCGCACCCCGGAGCAACCCGGCCCTATCAAGAGTGAAGTGTCATGA
- a CDS encoding glycosyltransferase family 4 protein, with the protein MKPRILIVHTFYQQKGGEDKAFDRTIEVLESLGFGVETLKFDNYDMDPLSNFDRFRVTVWNAQAAARVEAVCRSANIAAVHFHNTFPLASPAVYAGARRAGAKVLQWIHNYRLLCPNGAFFRDGHVCESCLNKTFGWPGIVHACYRGSRAATTAVATMQFVHRVRGTYRNDVDRYLVYTDFVRDKLAEGGIPAERIRVVPNLAHPDPGAGPGGGGYGLFVGRLAFDKGILLLLEALKLTAFRPFKIVGGGPYADQVRAFAASHDGIEFIENASDESVREAMGAAEFLVLPSLWYEGGGPLTAVEALARGTPMVVPRLGNLPYYAPEGTIGVHFKPADPASLAAAMESMMADMEKRGRMRHNARMRYVSTFTLEAQKQVLQDIMGELL; encoded by the coding sequence ATGAAGCCAAGAATTCTAATCGTCCATACCTTCTACCAACAGAAGGGTGGCGAAGATAAGGCTTTCGACCGGACTATCGAGGTGCTGGAGTCGCTTGGGTTCGGCGTCGAAACGCTCAAGTTCGACAATTACGACATGGACCCCCTGTCGAATTTCGACCGGTTTCGCGTCACGGTCTGGAATGCGCAGGCGGCGGCCCGGGTCGAGGCCGTGTGCCGTTCGGCCAACATTGCCGCGGTGCACTTTCACAACACCTTTCCCCTCGCATCTCCGGCGGTCTATGCGGGCGCACGCCGGGCGGGCGCCAAAGTCCTCCAATGGATTCACAACTATCGTCTGCTGTGCCCGAACGGCGCCTTCTTCCGGGACGGTCACGTCTGCGAATCCTGCCTGAACAAGACCTTCGGCTGGCCGGGGATCGTTCATGCCTGTTATCGCGGGAGCCGCGCGGCGACGACCGCCGTCGCCACGATGCAGTTCGTTCATCGCGTGAGAGGCACCTATCGGAACGACGTCGACCGCTATCTGGTCTATACCGACTTCGTGCGGGACAAGCTGGCCGAGGGCGGCATCCCCGCGGAGCGCATTCGGGTGGTGCCCAATCTGGCCCACCCCGATCCCGGGGCCGGTCCGGGCGGTGGTGGTTACGGCCTGTTCGTGGGCCGGCTCGCCTTCGACAAGGGCATATTGCTTCTTCTCGAAGCCTTGAAGCTCACGGCGTTCCGCCCCTTCAAGATCGTCGGCGGCGGGCCATATGCCGACCAGGTCCGGGCCTTTGCCGCAAGCCATGACGGCATCGAGTTCATCGAGAACGCCAGCGACGAGTCGGTTCGCGAGGCGATGGGCGCCGCGGAATTTCTGGTTCTTCCGAGCCTCTGGTACGAGGGCGGCGGCCCGCTGACGGCGGTCGAGGCCTTGGCCCGAGGCACGCCGATGGTCGTCCCGCGCCTCGGCAATCTGCCTTACTATGCGCCCGAGGGCACGATCGGCGTGCACTTCAAACCTGCAGATCCGGCGTCGCTGGCTGCTGCCATGGAATCGATGATGGCCGACATGGAGAAACGCGGCCGCATGCGGCACAATGCGCGAATGCGCTATGTCAGCACGTTTACGCTTGAAGCGCAGAAACAGGTCTTGCAGGACATCATGGGCGAGCTTCTTTGA
- a CDS encoding SDR family oxidoreductase — protein MTDTFSGRQIIVTGGGRGIGKAVALAFAKGGGGVHTISHSANAVAAADEIAAAGGRAHGHVGSVADEAFCKSVVEGIEREAGAVDILVNAAAMLGPHGNFAGLSMDDFRDVLMTNLMGTCNLMRWCLPAMTRKGFGRIVNFAGGGAAYSYPEFSPYGVSKAAVVRLTETVADEVAATGVTANVIAPGAVATDMLTEVKRRGGEVRTVVGIEEPVNLVLFLAGPDAGHITGRFIHARDNYRDATLFETKDMLKLRRTERR, from the coding sequence GTGACAGATACCTTTTCCGGACGCCAGATCATTGTGACCGGCGGCGGACGCGGCATCGGCAAGGCCGTCGCCCTTGCCTTCGCCAAGGGCGGGGGGGGCGTCCACACGATCTCGCATTCGGCCAATGCCGTCGCCGCGGCCGACGAGATCGCGGCGGCGGGCGGACGAGCGCACGGCCATGTCGGGTCGGTCGCCGACGAGGCTTTCTGCAAATCCGTCGTCGAAGGGATCGAGCGCGAGGCCGGCGCGGTCGATATTCTGGTCAACGCCGCGGCCATGCTTGGCCCGCACGGCAATTTCGCCGGTCTCTCGATGGACGATTTCCGCGACGTGCTGATGACCAATCTGATGGGCACTTGCAATCTCATGCGCTGGTGCCTGCCGGCGATGACGCGCAAGGGCTTCGGCCGCATCGTGAATTTTGCCGGCGGCGGTGCCGCCTATTCCTATCCGGAATTCAGCCCCTATGGGGTGTCCAAGGCGGCGGTCGTCCGCCTCACCGAGACTGTCGCCGATGAGGTGGCTGCCACCGGCGTCACGGCGAATGTGATCGCGCCGGGCGCCGTGGCCACGGACATGCTGACGGAAGTAAAGCGCCGCGGCGGCGAGGTCCGGACCGTCGTCGGCATTGAGGAGCCCGTCAATCTGGTTCTGTTCCTGGCGGGACCGGATGCCGGCCACATCACCGGGCGGTTCATCCACGCACGCGACAATTACCGCGACGCCACGCTCTTCGAAACCAAAGACATGCTGAAACTGCGCAGGACGGAACGGCGATGA
- a CDS encoding transaldolase has product MSRVQNLKIKIFADGANLQGIKDQSANPIVKGFTTNPTLMRGAGITDYKGFALEVLKVIPDKPVSFEVFADDFPTMEEQAREIGSWGKNVYVKIPVSNTKGEFAGPLIRTLSHAGIKLNVTAIMTLDQVSKVGDALDEKTPAVVSVFAGRIADTGRDPVPHMRDAVGILKGRPKAELLWASPRELLNIFQADEIGCHIITVTNDVIKKLALVDKDLDEYSRETVLMFYKDATAAGYTIPTTVPAAS; this is encoded by the coding sequence ATGTCGCGTGTTCAGAATCTTAAGATTAAGATTTTTGCCGACGGGGCGAACCTGCAGGGCATCAAGGACCAGTCCGCCAATCCGATCGTGAAGGGATTCACCACGAATCCGACGCTTATGCGCGGGGCGGGCATCACCGATTACAAGGGCTTCGCGCTGGAGGTCCTCAAGGTCATTCCGGACAAGCCCGTGTCGTTCGAGGTCTTCGCCGACGATTTCCCCACGATGGAAGAGCAGGCGCGGGAAATCGGCTCCTGGGGCAAGAACGTCTATGTGAAAATCCCGGTCAGCAACACCAAGGGTGAATTCGCCGGTCCGCTGATCCGCACGCTCTCCCATGCCGGCATCAAGCTGAACGTGACGGCGATCATGACGCTGGATCAGGTGTCGAAAGTCGGCGACGCGCTGGACGAAAAAACGCCGGCCGTCGTGTCGGTGTTCGCGGGCCGCATCGCAGACACCGGCCGCGATCCGGTGCCGCATATGCGCGACGCCGTCGGAATCCTGAAAGGGCGCCCGAAGGCCGAGCTGCTGTGGGCAAGCCCGCGCGAACTGCTGAACATTTTCCAGGCCGACGAGATCGGCTGCCACATCATCACGGTCACCAACGACGTCATCAAGAAACTCGCTCTGGTCGACAAGGACCTCGACGAATATTCGCGCGAGACCGTCCTGATGTTCTACAAGGACGCGACGGCGGCCGGATACACCATTCCGACAACTGTGCCAGCCGCTTCTTGA
- a CDS encoding NAD-dependent epimerase/dehydratase family protein, whose product MKVFIAGGAGFIGSHFVDHFMNSTDATVTVFDNFTSGQMWHLKAHEGSSRLRVARGDLKEREQIVEASAGHNIVYHFASNPDIAKAMAHPDVDFWEGTYLTQNLLEAIRINKIPALVYASGSGVYGDTGEKSVTEDYSPMLPISPYGASKLSCEAMIHAYCHMFGLTAHVFRFANVVGPRQTHGVGFDFVRRLQNDPSWLRILGDGTQSKSYIHVSDIVAGIQHFAARDREKFNYYHLATGDYITVNEIADLACEIMGISNVRYEYSGGNRGWSGDVPIVRFDLSKTHARGWDAKFGTREALRRSILAMLDEIGFKRQA is encoded by the coding sequence ATGAAAGTCTTCATAGCGGGCGGAGCGGGCTTCATCGGAAGTCACTTCGTTGATCATTTCATGAATTCCACGGACGCGACCGTTACCGTGTTCGACAACTTCACCTCCGGCCAGATGTGGCATTTGAAGGCGCATGAAGGCAGCTCGCGTCTGCGCGTCGCGCGCGGCGACCTCAAGGAGCGCGAGCAGATCGTCGAAGCCTCGGCGGGCCACAATATCGTCTATCACTTCGCCTCCAATCCCGACATCGCCAAGGCGATGGCGCATCCCGATGTCGATTTCTGGGAAGGCACCTATCTCACCCAGAATCTGCTGGAAGCGATCCGGATCAACAAGATTCCCGCCCTGGTCTATGCGTCGGGCAGCGGCGTCTATGGCGACACCGGCGAAAAGTCGGTGACGGAGGACTATTCGCCGATGCTGCCGATCTCGCCCTATGGCGCGAGCAAGCTTTCATGCGAGGCGATGATCCACGCCTATTGCCACATGTTCGGATTGACCGCGCATGTGTTCCGGTTCGCAAACGTCGTCGGACCGCGGCAGACGCACGGCGTCGGCTTCGATTTCGTCAGGCGTTTGCAGAACGATCCGAGCTGGCTGCGCATCCTGGGCGACGGCACGCAGAGCAAGTCCTATATCCACGTCTCCGATATCGTGGCGGGCATCCAGCACTTCGCGGCCCGCGATCGGGAGAAGTTCAACTATTACCACCTCGCGACGGGCGATTATATCACCGTGAACGAGATCGCCGATCTCGCTTGCGAGATCATGGGCATCAGCAATGTCCGCTACGAATATTCCGGCGGCAACCGCGGATGGTCCGGCGACGTGCCGATCGTGCGGTTCGATCTCTCCAAGACGCATGCGCGCGGCTGGGATGCCAAATTCGGCACGCGCGAGGCGCTGCGGCGCTCCATCCTGGCGATGCTCGACGAGATCGGATTCAAGAGACAGGCCTGA
- a CDS encoding NAD-dependent epimerase/dehydratase family protein, whose protein sequence is MPAPGSSKTAIVFGGAGFIGTRLLSELVKSGQYGRLVSADLNDVARKVEGVEYVRADVRQPIAIPGEFPDAEVYNLAAVHTTPGHEDWEYFWTNVLGALRICAFADAIGAHRMIFLSSISVYGPTEAPLDEDGTLSPESAYGRSKYQAEEIHRAWRRVAAGRQLVIVRPAVIFGPGERGNFTRMAALLKGGRFVYPGRTDTVKSCAYVGELVRSIGFVRDLGREETTYNLAYPARYTTRDICAAFAAVAGYRMPRLIVPMWLMLLGGLAFEVLAAIGMKTSVNRGRVMKLFRSTNIVPSVLTQLGYSFETDLEEGLRRWKTESPSGEFV, encoded by the coding sequence GTGCCGGCTCCAGGATCATCGAAAACCGCGATCGTGTTCGGCGGCGCCGGGTTTATCGGAACCCGCCTTCTCTCCGAACTGGTCAAATCCGGCCAGTATGGCCGGCTGGTCTCGGCCGACCTCAACGACGTCGCCCGCAAGGTGGAGGGCGTCGAATATGTCCGCGCCGACGTCCGCCAGCCGATCGCGATCCCGGGCGAATTCCCCGATGCCGAGGTCTATAACCTGGCCGCAGTCCACACCACGCCCGGTCACGAGGATTGGGAGTATTTCTGGACCAACGTGCTGGGCGCCCTGCGCATCTGCGCCTTCGCCGATGCGATCGGCGCGCACCGGATGATCTTTCTGAGTTCGATCTCGGTCTATGGGCCGACGGAAGCTCCGCTCGACGAGGACGGGACGCTCAGTCCGGAGTCCGCCTATGGCCGCTCCAAATACCAGGCCGAGGAAATTCATCGGGCCTGGCGGCGGGTCGCTGCCGGGCGCCAGCTGGTCATCGTCCGCCCGGCCGTCATATTCGGCCCGGGCGAGCGCGGCAATTTCACCCGCATGGCGGCGCTGCTGAAAGGGGGCCGGTTCGTCTATCCCGGCCGCACCGATACCGTGAAGTCCTGCGCCTATGTCGGCGAGCTGGTCCGGTCGATCGGCTTCGTGCGCGACCTGGGGCGCGAGGAAACGACCTACAATCTCGCCTATCCGGCACGCTATACGACACGCGACATCTGCGCGGCCTTCGCCGCCGTCGCGGGCTACCGGATGCCGCGCCTGATCGTGCCGATGTGGCTGATGCTGCTCGGCGGCCTCGCATTCGAAGTGCTGGCGGCGATCGGCATGAAGACATCGGTCAATCGCGGACGGGTAATGAAGCTTTTCCGCTCCACCAACATCGTACCCAGCGTCCTGACGCAACTTGGTTATAGCTTCGAGACAGACCTGGAAGAGGGATTGCGGCGATGGAAGACCGAATCGCCATCGGGTGAATTTGTCTGA